CGGAAAGGCGATGGCGAAGTAGATGAGCGCGACGATCGTCAGCACCTCGACGGGCCGCGCCGTGTTGTTGGAAATGTTCTGGCCGACGAACATCAGGTCGGCCATGCCGACGGCCGAAACCAATGCGCTCTCCTTGAAGAGACTGACGCAATTCGACAGCAGCGTCGGCACCGCGCGCAACACCGCCTGCGGCAACACGACATTTGTGATCTGCACGCGCTTGGGCAAGCCAAGCGCAACGCAGGCATCAAGCTGCTCGCGCCCCACGGATTTGAGCGAAGCCCGGAACGTCTCGCTGGTGATCGCGCCCATATAGAGGGTCAGGGCGATGACGCCGGAAGCAAGATTGGAAAGCTCGACGCCGAGGATCAATGGCAGGCAGAAGAAGATCCAGAAGAGCTGGATCAGCACCGGCGTACCACGGAAGAACTCGACATAGATGCCCGCCACTGCCCGTAGCAGTAAATTCGAGGAGGCGCGGGCGAGACCGACGAGGAAGCCCAGCGAACAACCGAGCACAACGCAGATGAGCGTGAGCTTGATGGTGGTCCAGAGGCCGAGCGCCAGAGCTGCCTGGAAGCGTTCCAGGACGGAGAAATCGAGCGACATGTCTTCCTCCTAGCTCGTGATCGCCTGACGCCGGCGTTCGAGATGGCCGACGATCTGGGTGACGGGAAAGGAAACCGCGAAATAGATGAGTGCTGCGATGGTGAAGGTCTCGATTGGCCGATAGGTCTCGGTCGAAAGCGTCTTTGCCTGGTACATCAGGTCCTGTACCGCGACGATCGCGACCAGCGCGCTTTGCTGGAAGATAACGATGCCGTTGGTTAGAAGAACAGGGACGGAGGCGCGCAGCGCATCAGGCAGCACGATGTAAAGAATGCGCTGCAGCGGGTTCAGCCCAAGCGCGATGCAGGCATCGAGCTGCTCGCGCGGCACCGCCTGGATGGCGGCGCGATAGGCCTCGGCATTGAATGCCATCAGGTTGAGACCTAGCGCCATGACGCCCATCGTCATCGACCCCAGGAAGACGTTGAAGAGCATCGGCACGCAGTAGAAGAACCAGACGATCTGGACGATGGCCGGCGTGCATCGGAAAAACTCGACGAAAAGCATCGCAGGCAGCCGGATCGGCGCAACGCGGCTCATCAGCAGAAGGGCCAGTGGGAAACCCAGGACGATGCCGATGATGTTGGCGGCAACGGTCAATTGAACCGTGACGAGCAAGCCCTCGATCAGTGGAGCGAGCAAGACCGACTGGAAATCGAACGTGTAGTTCACGGGGCGACCTCCTATTGCTTGATGTGGAAGACGCGGTCGATGAATTCCCGGGTTCTTTCCTCCCGGGGCGCACCGAGCACCTGTTCGGGCGGCCCGTCCTCGACCACCACGCCGCCGGCACAGAAGATGACGCGCGATGCGATGTTCTTCGCAAACCACATGTCGTGGGTGACGATCATCATCGGCATGTTCTGGGCGGCAAGCTGCAGGATGACCTGCTCGACTTCCGCAACCAGTTCCGGATCGAGCGCCGACGTGACTTCGTCGAACAGCATGAGCTTGGGGTCGAGCATCAGGGCTCGGGCGATGGCGACGCGCTGTTTCTGCCCACCGGAAAGCTGCGCCGGATAGGCGTTCGCCTTCGCGCCGAGGCCGAAGCGTTCGAGCAGTGCTTGCGCCCTTTGCAGGGCTGTTGCCTTCTTCTCGCCCCTCACCTTGCACGGTGCCAGGATCAGGTTCTGGATGACGCTGAGATGGGGAAAGAGCGTGTAGTGCTGGAACACCATGCCGATCGAGCGCCGAACCTCGGGATCGATCGTCGTTTTCGCGTCCGTCCCCTTGGAGGAAATATAGGGCTTGCCGCCGAAGGTGATCGAACCGCTGTCGATCTTTTCCAGCCCCATCATGACGCGCAGCAGCGTGCTCTTGCCGCCGCCGCTCGGGCCTATGACGACGACGCGCTCTCCGGGCTTCATTTCGATGTCGAGGCCCTTCAGCACCTGGATGTGCGGGCCATAGCTCTTGTGCAGTGACTTGACGTTGACGAGCGGAGCGACTGTGGCAGTCATGGCATCCTCGTGATCCGGCGTTTCTAGTGGGAGCCGAGGCATTCGCGCCTCGGCCTTAAACGTCACTTCGTCGATTTCAGGACGTCGTCGACGGCCTTGCGGATCAGTCCGTCGATGTGACCGGTCGCGACCTTTTCTTCGAGGAAGATGTTGACGACCTCTACGTCGGCTGCCGAAAGTTGATGTGGCAGACCAAAAGCTACGCCCTGCTTGGCAAGCGCCGGTTTCGGGTTGAGGGCAACGGCCCAGTCGGGGTTGGACTGGGTGAAGAGCTGGTTCGTGTCCGAGGCATCGACGAGGATGTCGGCGCGCCGCGATACGACTGCGAGGCGCGTTTCGTCATTGCCGGGCAATCGGAGAATGGTTGCGTTCTTCACGGCCCCAGAGATCGCCTTGTCCTGGGCGGTACCGGACATAACGGCGAGCGTCACGTCCGCCTTGTCGATGTCGGCGACGGACGCTGCCCCAGTCGGAACCTTCGGATTGTCTTTGTTGTAGGCGAGCGAGATCTGGTACTCCATCGCCGGCACCGAGAACTGGACAGCCATGGCGCGAGCGGCCGTGCGGTTGAGCGCGAGCGACACGTCCCATTTGCCAGCCTGAAGACCGGCGACGATGTTGTCCCAAGTCGTATCGACGAATTCCGGCTTGACCTTCAGCGCTTCAGCGAACTCGCGGCAAAGGTCGGCGAAGAAACCGGAATATTCTCCGCTCGCCGGATCGCGCATCACGTAGGGCGGAGCAACGGCTGCGCCGCAGCGCAGGACACCCGCCTTCTGAACGCCCTGCCAATAGCCGCTTTCGGCAGATTGAGCGTGTGCGGATGTCACTGAAATGCCGGTCATCAGGGCAAGCGCAGGCAATGCCCGCAGCGCGGGCGCAAACAACGTCGAAAGCATCATTGTTTCCTCTGTTTTGTTGTGCGCGGTGCCGCGCGGTTCCTCTCGTCGGACGTGCCGATTTTCTTATTTTTTTATGTCGTCTCAGTGTCGACACGAGAATTAATGTCGTCTCTGTGTCGACAAAGTCAAGCGGAAATTTTACATTGTCTCCGACTGCCCGTTCTGGCCATATGGTCGGCAAACATGGGAAAGGGTGCCAAGTGTCTGAAGAAGTGGAAACCAAGCGAGCCAAAGGGACCGGCTGGAAAAGCGTCTACGAGACGCTCAGAACAGAGATCCTGGCGCTGACGCTTGCCCCCGGTCAGCTGCTTGACGAGAACAGCCTGGCGGAACGGTTCGACATGTCCCGCTCTCCGGTTCGCGAGGCGCTGATCCGGCTGGCCGGCGAGGAGCTGGTCGTGACGCTCTCCAACCGCAGCACCATCGTTGCGCCGATCGAAGTGGCGACCTTCCCGAAATATGTCGAAGCCCTCGACATTGCCCAGAGGATGAACACCCGCCTTGCCGCGCAATTGCGGACGGACGCCGATCTGAAAGCAATTTCCAAGCGGCAGAAGGAGTTCGAAGCGGCCGTGAAGGGCGCAAACCATCTGCAGATGTCGGAGGCGAACAAGCAGTTCCATATGGCAATCGCCGCAGCGGGAAAGAACGCCTATCTCGCATCCTTCTACGAACGCCTTCTCAATCAGGGACAAAGAATGCTGCACCTGCATTTCGAGTATCTGGAGCGCACCCATGAAGGTTATTTGCTCACCGACGAACACAATCAGATGCTGGAGGCGATCCGCATGCGCGACGCCGATCTCGCAGACGAGCTTGCTCACGCCCATACACGGCAGTTTCAGGACAACTTCATGAACTTCATGCGCGAGAACTACACCACAGATGTGTCGCTCGCGCCGCGCAA
The nucleotide sequence above comes from Ensifer adhaerens. Encoded proteins:
- a CDS encoding substrate-binding periplasmic protein, whose translation is MLSTLFAPALRALPALALMTGISVTSAHAQSAESGYWQGVQKAGVLRCGAAVAPPYVMRDPASGEYSGFFADLCREFAEALKVKPEFVDTTWDNIVAGLQAGKWDVSLALNRTAARAMAVQFSVPAMEYQISLAYNKDNPKVPTGAASVADIDKADVTLAVMSGTAQDKAISGAVKNATILRLPGNDETRLAVVSRRADILVDASDTNQLFTQSNPDWAVALNPKPALAKQGVAFGLPHQLSAADVEVVNIFLEEKVATGHIDGLIRKAVDDVLKSTK
- a CDS encoding amino acid ABC transporter ATP-binding protein, with the translated sequence MTATVAPLVNVKSLHKSYGPHIQVLKGLDIEMKPGERVVVIGPSGGGKSTLLRVMMGLEKIDSGSITFGGKPYISSKGTDAKTTIDPEVRRSIGMVFQHYTLFPHLSVIQNLILAPCKVRGEKKATALQRAQALLERFGLGAKANAYPAQLSGGQKQRVAIARALMLDPKLMLFDEVTSALDPELVAEVEQVILQLAAQNMPMMIVTHDMWFAKNIASRVIFCAGGVVVEDGPPEQVLGAPREERTREFIDRVFHIKQ
- a CDS encoding GntR family transcriptional regulator, whose product is MSEEVETKRAKGTGWKSVYETLRTEILALTLAPGQLLDENSLAERFDMSRSPVREALIRLAGEELVVTLSNRSTIVAPIEVATFPKYVEALDIAQRMNTRLAAQLRTDADLKAISKRQKEFEAAVKGANHLQMSEANKQFHMAIAAAGKNAYLASFYERLLNQGQRMLHLHFEYLERTHEGYLLTDEHNQMLEAIRMRDADLADELAHAHTRQFQDNFMNFMRENYTTDVSLAPRKAAE
- a CDS encoding amino acid ABC transporter permease, which produces MNYTFDFQSVLLAPLIEGLLVTVQLTVAANIIGIVLGFPLALLLMSRVAPIRLPAMLFVEFFRCTPAIVQIVWFFYCVPMLFNVFLGSMTMGVMALGLNLMAFNAEAYRAAIQAVPREQLDACIALGLNPLQRILYIVLPDALRASVPVLLTNGIVIFQQSALVAIVAVQDLMYQAKTLSTETYRPIETFTIAALIYFAVSFPVTQIVGHLERRRQAITS
- a CDS encoding amino acid ABC transporter permease is translated as MSLDFSVLERFQAALALGLWTTIKLTLICVVLGCSLGFLVGLARASSNLLLRAVAGIYVEFFRGTPVLIQLFWIFFCLPLILGVELSNLASGVIALTLYMGAITSETFRASLKSVGREQLDACVALGLPKRVQITNVVLPQAVLRAVPTLLSNCVSLFKESALVSAVGMADLMFVGQNISNNTARPVEVLTIVALIYFAIAFPLTRAVTLVEGRILKKLAI